One Engraulis encrasicolus isolate BLACKSEA-1 chromosome 5, IST_EnEncr_1.0, whole genome shotgun sequence DNA segment encodes these proteins:
- the LOC134449721 gene encoding uncharacterized protein LOC134449721 has protein sequence MATERKTMVAMKSVAVVLSACVLLLIPVIPEVSSSSSSSSLDTHGVPVRRFVRPRLLRTIRELTATGFGQPHPPHHGYVLLRWYVQCCVDNNYRSTTRCKPTEGKYGFHLFNNRDPLLPRLTTHKDCKYYTLGNLNSYYHEHADDLPYDVRRYYDRFDRSTNMDRLLVKYCPNQNLIEDIYVSEHYNRFCTYQIGSSLISVLRGHAYRVVEDCI, from the coding sequence atggctACGGAGAGGAAGACTATGGTGGCTATGAAGAGCGTGGCAGTGGTGCTCTCCGCCTGTGTCCTGCTGTTGATACCGGTGATCCCAGaggtctcctcctcatcctcctcctcctccttggacACACATGGGGTTCCGGTCAGGCGCTTCGTACGTCCTCGGCTCCTAAGGACAATCAGGGAACTGACTGCAACGGGATTCGGCCAACCGCACCCTCCGCACCATGGCTATGTGCTCCTGCGCTGGTATGTGCAGTGCTGCGTCGACAACAACTACAGATCGACCACACGGTGCAAGCCTACAGAGGGCAAATATGGCTTCCACCTCTTCAATAACAGAGACCCACTGCTCCCTAGGCTGACCACGCACAAGGACTGCAAATACTACACACTGGGGAACCTCAACTCATATTATCACGAACATGCCGATGACCTGCCTTATGATGTGCGGAGGTACTATGACAGGTTCGACAGGAGTACTAATATGGATCGCTTGCTGGTGAAGTACTGCCCCAACCAGAACCTAATAGAGGATATCTACGTGTCGGAGCATTACAACAGGTTTTGCACCTACCAGATAGGttcatctctcatctctgtcCTCAGAGGACATGCATACCGGGTCGTAGAGGATTGCATATAG
- the LOC134448370 gene encoding uncharacterized protein LOC134448370, which yields MLSETSSSLRASERFSETSSSSSSSSSSSSTSSSSSSASLWRVDTLDEISSSSLRNVATLVETFSSILLTVGALEEPTSSALPTLDTLEELKASGFGRPPPRHGYALLAWYVKSCVDNNMRALCDPTEFEYGFHEFKNRGRGSSRLLPKLDGRDGCVYYTLGNLNSRRYKGAADLPYEVRRYYDKRNKRSNMDRLLVKYCSNQNLIKDVYASAHYESTHTYLIGSDLISDLRQQNNSQQNMSYSRLWQWIVLHSNKRNNIIM from the coding sequence ATGCTCAGTGAGACCTCCTCTTCTCTGCGGGCCTCGGAGAGATTCAGtgagacctcctcctcctcctcctcctccagctcttcctcctccacctcctcttcctcctcctctgcttctctgtgGAGAGTGGACACACTTGATGagatctcttcctcctctctacgCAACGTGGCTACATTGGTAGAGACGTTCTCCTCCATTCTGCTAACCGTGGGCGCTCTCGAGGAGCCCACCAGCTCTGCTCTGCCGACCCTGGATACCCTGGAGGAGCTGAAGGCGTCAGGATTTGGCCGCCCGCCCCCACGCCACGGCTACGCCCTCCTCGCCTGGTACGTGAAGAGTTGCGTGGATAACAACATGAGGGCGCTCTGTGACCCCACAGAGTTCGAGTACGGTTTCCACGAGTTCAAAAACAGAGGCCGCGGCAGCAGCCGACTGCTCCCGAAACTGGACGGTCGTGACGGATGCGTCTACTACACGCTGGGGAATCTAAACTCGCGTCGCTACAAGGGAGCCGCCGACCTGCCTTACGAGGTGCGGAGGTACTACGACAAGCGCAACAAGCGGAGTAATATGGATCGCCTGCTGGTGAAGTATTGCAGCAATCAGAACCTCATCAAGGACGTCTACGCGTCGGCACACTACGAgagcacacacacctacctgataGGCTCAGATCTCATTTCTGACCTCAGACAACAGAACAATTCACAACAGAATATGTCATACAGTCGTCTTTGGCAGTGGATTGTGCTTCATTCAAACAAGAGGAACAATATAATTATGtga